Within the Terriglobia bacterium genome, the region CAGTTGCCCCGTATCTGCTAGCTGTGCTCCTCGTAATAAGCCTCCCTGGCCTTCAGTCGCCACACGATCCGGTGATGCGCCTCACATCATGCCCCGCACCTCATTGCTAGCCTGAAACTAACGAGGAGGCGATTATGGCCAAGGTGCTCGTAATCGGTTTCGGAAACCCCCTGCGCAGCGACGATTCCTTCGGAATCCAGGCCGTCGAAAAACTGAAGCAATCCGTAAACGGCGGCGACATCGAGTTCATCGAATGCCAGCAGTTGACTCCCGAACTTGCCGAAAAGGTTTCCCGGGCCGACCTCGCCCTTTTCGTCGACGCCGACATGGACGGCGTTGCCGGAACCATCCACAGCCGCCGCGTATTGCCCGCGAATCGTCCGACCGGTGAGACCCTCGTGCACCATATCGATCCTTCGACCCTGCTCGGCCTCTCGCAGAGAATCTTCCATCGTGTGCCAGAAGCCATGCTCATGACCGTCACCGGCGAATGCTTCGGATACGGCTCGCAGCTAAGTTCCGAGGTCGCCAAGGCCCTTCCCGGGGTCGTCAAACACATGCGCGAGTTGATTGTCGAAAAGTGCGCGAGCGCCCGTCCTTCGACCGTGACAGTGCACTAGCTAGAACATCAGCATTCAGCATTCGGCCACGACAGGCAGTGCGAATGGGAAAAGGCTCCGATTCGTTCGGAGCCTCTTATCCTGTGTCCTGTAACAACCAGTATCACTGAATCAGTATCACGGAATGCTAGTTCATTTTTTTCAAATCCCGAATCACATCGTCTCGACGCCAGTCATTCCCGTTGTACACGGCCGCGATTTTCCCCGAGGGGTCGAGCAACGCTGTCCGCAGGCTGTGCACGATCTGGTCCCCTTCCTTGTCGTACGAAAGACCGAAGAAGTTCGCGAATGCCCGTGTATCTTTTGGATTCGCCGAACCAAATTGCCAGTGCTCGAATTTTGGATCGACATTCCCGGCAAAGCTCTTTCCATAATTCTTCAGAACCGGCGGTGTATCGAATTCCGGATCAATGCTCACGCTGAGCATCTGCAGCTTGCCGTAGATGGCAGGATCGTTCTGCTTGAGTTCGCGCGCGATCAGTCCAAAGTTGTCGCTCATCCGGATGCAGTAGTCCGGCAGCGGACACCGCGCATAGATGAACGTTAACAGCACCGGTTTTCCCCGGAACTCGCTCAACTTCACCTGTTTCCCGTCCTGGTTCGAGAAGGCGAAATCGGGCGGCGTATCCCCCGGAACGGGCTCGTGGAGCGAACTAGTGCTGGGATCGATCGGCGTGCCGGTATCGGTCAACACCACGTTCTCCAGATACGCTCCCTCGGGATCCATTACTAACGAGGCCGTGATGTGGTCGCCCGGTTTCGCCGCACGCATCACCCAGCCATCGTTCACACTGTAGTCCATCGTCATCGCGCCCATCAGTCCCGGAATTTCCTTGTGAGCGATCGTCAGCGTCTTCTTGTCCTTATTAACGGCAAGCACCTTGCCTTCCACGGGATAGTGGCGGAACTGGTCGCTCGACTTGCGGCACGCGGCAAGAGAAATAACAGCTAAAACGGCAAGCACCACACTGGTGAGATTTCTCATGAATGCAACCCTGTATTGAAAAGTGTAACCGTCCAGAGCGGCTGGGACAATAATAGCCCCAGAAATTCCACTCTATTCGGGCTCTTCCACAAATTCGATCAGGAACCCGAAGGGATTCTCCGCACGCGATTTCGGGTGCAGGAAAAAGACCGTAGTCCCGCGCGAGCCCGGACGCGGCGCCTTATCAATGATGCTGAAGCCGCGTTGTTTCAGGTAATCGAATGCGGCCCGCGCATTGCGCACCCGAAATGCCACGTGCGCCAGTCCGCCGCGCCCACCATTTTTCTCGATCATCTTCTGCACCGGCGACTCCGGCGACAAAGGCTCGAGTAACTGGATCAGGTTGGGCCCGTCCCCGATTCGCAGTAGTACTTCGCGCACCTGGTCTTTCCCGCCGACGTCTTCGCGATGCACTTCCTGGAAACCCAGCATCCTGTACGCCTCGACCTGCGCCTCCAGTGCCCCGCTCGGCACCGAAATCGCCACGTGATCGACAAAAAGAATACCGGGGACTGCCTGAAATTCGTTGTCGAAATCCGCGGATGCGCTCATTCCTGCTCCTGGCGCGCCTCACGCGCACAGGAGTCCATCATGAGCCTTCAGTTTCATCTGGGCAAGGAAACACTTACGCGGCCGCGAAGCTCTGCCCGGCGAGCCAGAAACCCTTCAAGCGCTGGCCAGCAGTCGCGCAGCATGCGCAAGCAAATCCCGGGGATGAACTGGCTTGGCGAGGATATTGAAATCGTGCCCCTGCTTTCGAGCGTCCAGCAGGATGTCGCCCGTGGCCGCCTGCCCCGAAAACAGCAATACGTGGCAATCCGGGCAAGTCTGCCGCATCGAGATCGCCAGCGATACCCCGCTCATCCCCGGCATCACCACGTCGGAGATCAGCAATTCCGGGGGAATTATCTGCGCCATTTCCAGCGCACTCTCGCCATTGTAGGCCGCATCTGCAACGTAACCTGACGCGGAAAGAATCGCTACCAAAGTGTCGGCGATGATCGGTTCATCGTCCACGACCAGAACAACCGGACGAAGGGGAAAATCTTCCGGTTGCAGTCTCTGCGCCTTCAATTCATCAAGGGAGACGGTTGGAAACTTGGTGTTTGTCACGAGGCCCTACCCCACTCCGCAAAGGCTACCAGCAATCGGTTTGTACGGGCTAAGTCTTTAATTTCTCGGACACATGGCGGTTATCTACCCGCCAAAGCAACGTCACTATACCAACACGCATCTATTACGCTACGTTAACGATAGTTTAAGGCATCTAATCGCCCGACACCAACCGGTATGCAGAAACAAGGAAAAAACTCGACAGAACGGCGAGCATTCGCTTCGATCTCGCAGGACGATCTTCCCCATGGCCGCCACGGAAAACACTTCTCCATCGTCGCCGAAATCCTGCGCGATCTTGAAACGTTATCCGACGGAAGAGCGCTTAAAATCCCCTTGGCGGAACTCCCCGACTCCAAGGCCAACATCCGCTCGGCGCTGAACCGCGCTTCCAAACTGCGCAAACTCGAAATCGCCACGTCCAGCGACGATGGTCACCTGTACATTTGGAAACCGAAGCTAAAGGCCTGAAACGGAACAATTGTTTCAGGGCGAAATACAGGTTTGTCCCTGGAGAGTAAAAACAAAGATCGGATGAACCCTTCTTCTTGTTCACCCGATCTTCGGTTTTTTGGTGGTTCTTCGGTTCACCTGATCTTCGGTCTTACGGTTTTATTTCAAACTCCACTGGCTGCGCCGTAATTGCCGAGTTCGGCGCGACCCAGACATTCACCTTCGCCGGTTCAACCACGTCCTTCATATCGATATTCCAGAACGCAAGCTGATCCCGCCCAATCGTGAACTCCACGGTCTTCGACTCTCCCGGCCCAAGCGTCAGTCTCTGGAATCCCTCAAGTTCGTGAACCGGACGCGCAACGCTCGTGCCGCGCTGCCCGACGTAGAGTTGCACGATTTCCGTTCCTGCACGCGAACTCGTGTTCTTGACTTCGGCGGTCACATGAACTTCGCTGCCCGGCTTGCGCGCGTTCAGCGCAGCCGCACTCGTTGTCGTAGCACTGAGCTTCGGCTGCGTAAAGCTGAACGTGCTGTAGGAGAGTCCGTACCCAAACGGATACAGCGGCGAGTTCTGCTCGTCGATATAGCGCGACAGGTATTTCTCCTCTCCGTTCCGCGGCAAATGCGTCAGGTCGGCATTGAGTGCCGGACGCCCGGTATTGAGGTAGTCGTAGTAAAGCGGCTCCTGTCCCACAGCCCGCGGGAAAGTGGCCGTCAGACGCCCGCTCGGGTTCGACATCCCGAACAGCGTATTCACCAGCGCCGGCCCCGCCTCTACCCCCGGATACCATGCCAGCAGTATCGTGCTCAGTTTCGGCTCCACATCCGTCAGCACCAGCGGACGCCCGCTGAACAGGATCATCACCGTCGGCTTTCCGAGTGCGGTGATTTCGTTGATCAGTTTGCGCTGATTCGCCGCCATCTTCAGGTGCGCCCGCGACGCCGCCTCGCCCGACATCAGCCCCGCGTCATCGCCCAATGCCAGCAGAACCACGTCGGCTCTCCGCGCAGCTTCCACCGCCGCTGGGATGTCGTCCGACCCCTGGTTCTCGGGCTCTACAAGAGAAACACCCTTCTGATACACCAGCTTCATGTTCGACTTCGCCACGAAATCCGTCAGCGCCTTGTAGAGCGTCACGACATCGTCTTTCTGCGCCAGTCCGCCCCAGGATCCCGCCATATTCACGGCATCGTCCGCCATCGGCCCAATCAGCGCGATCGTCCGTCCCGCCTTGGCTTGCAACGGCAGAACCGGCGTCCCATTGACAGAAGCATTCTTCAATAGCACGAACGACTCCTCGGCCGCCTTCCGCGCCGTC harbors:
- a CDS encoding response regulator, yielding MTNTKFPTVSLDELKAQRLQPEDFPLRPVVLVVDDEPIIADTLVAILSASGYVADAAYNGESALEMAQIIPPELLISDVVMPGMSGVSLAISMRQTCPDCHVLLFSGQAATGDILLDARKQGHDFNILAKPVHPRDLLAHAARLLASA
- a CDS encoding hydrogenase maturation protease is translated as MAKVLVIGFGNPLRSDDSFGIQAVEKLKQSVNGGDIEFIECQQLTPELAEKVSRADLALFVDADMDGVAGTIHSRRVLPANRPTGETLVHHIDPSTLLGLSQRIFHRVPEAMLMTVTGECFGYGSQLSSEVAKALPGVVKHMRELIVEKCASARPSTVTVH
- a CDS encoding SCO family protein — protein: MRNLTSVVLAVLAVISLAACRKSSDQFRHYPVEGKVLAVNKDKKTLTIAHKEIPGLMGAMTMDYSVNDGWVMRAAKPGDHITASLVMDPEGAYLENVVLTDTGTPIDPSTSSLHEPVPGDTPPDFAFSNQDGKQVKLSEFRGKPVLLTFIYARCPLPDYCIRMSDNFGLIARELKQNDPAIYGKLQMLSVSIDPEFDTPPVLKNYGKSFAGNVDPKFEHWQFGSANPKDTRAFANFFGLSYDKEGDQIVHSLRTALLDPSGKIAAVYNGNDWRRDDVIRDLKKMN
- a CDS encoding VOC family protein, which codes for MSASADFDNEFQAVPGILFVDHVAISVPSGALEAQVEAYRMLGFQEVHREDVGGKDQVREVLLRIGDGPNLIQLLEPLSPESPVQKMIEKNGGRGGLAHVAFRVRNARAAFDYLKQRGFSIIDKAPRPGSRGTTVFFLHPKSRAENPFGFLIEFVEEPE
- the bglX gene encoding beta-glucosidase BglX; the protein is MRHSLSARRVVLISFLLFSIAAVAQQPFTVSPAVEKRIDALLQKMTVEEKVGQLVQYSAGSPTGPGTGRNDYPDMIAAGQVGSLFNLSGAKKTNEMQRIAVEKSRMHIPLIFGQDVIHGLRTTFPVPLAMSSTWDIPLIEQSARIAALEAATEGIRWTFSPMVDIARDARWGRITEGAGEDPYLGSLVAAAYVRGYQGTKLNDPMSIAACVKHYVGYGAAEGGRDYNTTDMSERTLRQIYLPPFHAAENAGAATFMSAFNSLDGVSSSANAFTLRQVLRKEWGFRGFVVSDWNSVGELIPQGLALDPSQAAEKAVLAGVNMDMESNAYHTSLVQLVRLGAVPMATLNEAVREVLRVKFALGLFDHPYADESKSAMEGPLPEASRETARKAAEESFVLLKNASVNGTPVLPLQAKAGRTIALIGPMADDAVNMAGSWGGLAQKDDVVTLYKALTDFVAKSNMKLVYQKGVSLVEPENQGSDDIPAAVEAARRADVVLLALGDDAGLMSGEAASRAHLKMAANQRKLINEITALGKPTVMILFSGRPLVLTDVEPKLSTILLAWYPGVEAGPALVNTLFGMSNPSGRLTATFPRAVGQEPLYYDYLNTGRPALNADLTHLPRNGEEKYLSRYIDEQNSPLYPFGYGLSYSTFSFTQPKLSATTTSAAALNARKPGSEVHVTAEVKNTSSRAGTEIVQLYVGQRGTSVARPVHELEGFQRLTLGPGESKTVEFTIGRDQLAFWNIDMKDVVEPAKVNVWVAPNSAITAQPVEFEIKP